A segment of the Terriglobia bacterium genome:
TGAAGAACGACTATCTCGAGGATCCCGTCTTCGGCCTCAACGGCATGCGGCGCACGCGGCAAATGATCCGCGTTCCTCTGGCGACGAACACGGTCGTCGTCAACTTCGAACAGCTTGCCACGAACGTGTTGGACACCGCCGTCGATGTGATTCTGCTCGATACCACATTCTGGGGCGGCATCCGCGCCTGCATGAAAGCTGCGGCTATTTGCGAAACGTTTCAGCTCGGCATCGCCGTGCATTCTTCGGGCGAGCTTGGCATTCAACTGGCGACGATGCTTCACCTCGGCGCAATCCTTCCCGGATTGTCGTTTGCGGCGGATGCGCACTATCACCAGTTGACCGACGACATCATCGAAGGCGGCCCGATGAAGTACGAAGGCGGCGCGATTCGGGTGCCGGACAAACCCGGCCTCGGCGTGAAACTGGATCGCGAAAAGCTTCAGAAATACAGCGAGCTCTATAAACGCCTGGGCAACTACCCATACGATCAGGATCCCGGCCGGCCGCACTGGACGCCGCTGGTTCCAAACGATCGCTGGGCGGATCCGAACGACACGCGGCCTGTTTCGATACCATACTGAGCGGATATGCCGAAAACACTCGACATTTCAAACCGCGTCGCTGTCGTCATCGGGGCGACGTCCGGCATCGGACGGACGCTCGCTCTCGGATTGGCCGAGTACGGCGCCACGGTCGTGCCTTCCGGCAGGCGCGCGGACCGCCTCGAAGAGGTTTGCAAGGCCATCGAGGCCGGCGGAGGAAAAACGCTGGTAAAGCCTGCGGATGTAAATTCCCGCTCTTCGATCGACGCGCTCCGCGATGCGGTGCTGAAACAGTTCGGACGCGTGGACGTGCTCGTGAACGCTGCCGGTTATTCGATGAAACAACCGACAAATGAAGTCTCCGAAGAGAAATGGTCGGCCTTGATGGATACCAACGTGATGGGCGTTCTCCGGGCATGCCAGTCTTTCTATGAGCCGTTGAAAGCCGGCGGACGCGGACGCATCGTCAATATCGGCTCTCTGGGTTCTTTTCTTGCATTCCACGAGGTCGCCGCATACTGTGCTTCCAAGAGCGCCGTGATGTCCTTGACGAAGAATCTGGCCTGCGAATGGGCTAAAGACGGGATCTGCGTGAACGCCATCGTCCCGGGAGTCTTCCCGACCGAACTGAACAGGAAACTCATCGAAGGCACGCCGCGCGGAAACGAGATGCTCGCGCGGACGCCGATGGGCCGGTTCGGAAACGCCGAAGAACTGGTCGGGGCCGCCGTCCTTCTGAGCTCGGATGCCGCCAGTTTCATCACCGGCGAGTCGATCGCCGTGGACGGCGGCTATCTCGCCTCGGGAGTGAACACGTGAGGAACCGCTGGCCGCAGATGACGCGGATGACGCAGATGGGGGCACAAAAAAAGAGCCTTATGCGCCCCCGTCTGCGTCATCCGCGTCATCTGCGGCTATTGCTTTTCTGCTTCGTCTGTTCCATTCCTCTCCACGCCGAGACGGGCTACGACATGTGGCTGCGATATGCGGCTATTGATGGAGCGGCCGCCGCACAATATCGAGGCGCCGTTCCACCAGCCATCGTTTCGCTGGACACTGGCGCACCTGAACAGAGCGCCCAACAGGAACTCATTCGCGGCATCAGCCGCATGCTCGGCCGCACGCTGCGCGTTGAAACCAATCTCTCCACCGAGCCAGCGCTGGTGCTGGGCAAAATCGATGAAATCCGCGGACGGCTCGGCATAACGGCAACGCTTCCCCCGGACGGCTACTGGTTGAAATCCACCACCCTCAACGGAACCCGCCGCATCATTATCGCAGGCGGAAGCGACGCCGGTGTCCTGTACGGCGCTTTCGCTTTTCTCCGCAAGATCGCGTTGGGCCAACCGATCGCCGAACTTGACGAAAAACAGTCCCCTGCTGCGTCTCTTCGCTGGGTGAATCAGTGGGACAACATCAATGGAACGATCGAGCGCGGCTACGGCGGACCTTCCATCTTCTGGGAAGGCGGACATGCCCGCGCCGATCTTTCGCGCGTGAATGACTATGGCCGGATGCTCGCGTCGCTCGGCATCAACGGCTGCTCTATTAATAATGTCAACGCCGATACGCGATTTCTGACTTCCGAGCTTATTCCTCAAGTGGCTCGCATCGCGGATGCATTGAGGCCCTGGGGTGTGAAGGTCGCGCTTGCCGTCGACTTCGGCAGCCCGAAATCCGTCGGGGGTCTCGAGACATTCGATCCACTCGATCCGGCTGTCGCCGCGTGGTGGAAATTCAAGGCCGATGAAATCTACAAGGCCATTCCCGACTTCGGCGGCATTGTGCTGAAGGCCGACTCGGAAGGCCGGGTCGGGCCATCCACTTACGGGCGCACGCACGCCGATGCAGCGAATGTCGTTGCGCGTGCCTTGAAACCCCACGGCGGCGTGATCTTTTACCGCGGATTCGTCTATGACCACCATATGGACTGGCAGAATCCGAAGAACGATCGCGCACGCGCCGCCTACGACAACTTTCACGAGCTTGACGACAAATTCGACGACAACGTCATCGTTCAAATCAAGAACGGTCCGATCGACTTTCAGGTGCGGGAGCCGGCGTCGCCCCTCTTCGGGGGTCTCGATCACACTCGCGAAGCGATCGAATTGCAAATCACCCAGGAATACTTCGGACAGGCGCGTCATCTCGTGTTCCTGCCCACGATGTGGAAAGAGACGCTCGATTTCGATTTACACATCCGTGACGGCCGCACACCCGTGAAGGCTCTGGTGACGGCATTTGTGGGTGTCTCGAATGCCGGGATGGAAGACAGCTGGTACGGCAATCATATGTCGCAGGCGAATCTGTATGGATTCGGCCGGCTGGCGTGGAGTCCGGATATTTCAGCGAAAGAGATCGCCGACGAGTGGACGCGTCTGACGTTCGGCAACGATCCGGTTGTGGACAAGACGGTCGCGGACATTCAGCTGAGCTCCTGGCGGACCTATGAAAACTACACCGGACCGCTGGGTTTGCAGACGCTGACCGATATCGTCGGGAACCATTACGGCGTCGCCGTCGAAGCCTCCGAGCGCAACGGCTGGGGCCAATGGCATAAGGCTGACGCGATGGGCGTCGGCTTCGATCGAACGGTCGCGACCGGCACCGGCTTCCTCGGCCAATTTTCTCCGAGCGTCATGAAGCTGTACGAGTCGATGGAAAGCTGCCCGGACGATCTCGTTCTCTTCATGCATCACGTGCCGTATACGTATCGCCTGCATTCCGGGAAGACGGTGATTCAGTACATCTATGATTCGCACTACGACGGCGCGGATGCCGTAGCGAAGTCCGAGCATGAGTGGAAGTCCCTGAAGGGGCGCGTGGACGAGCAGCGATTCCAGGAAGTGCTGGCGCAGCTTCAATATCAGGCCGGCCAGGCTGTCGTCTGGCGCGATGCCGTCAATGACTGGTTCTTCAAGGAATCCGGAATTGGGGATAAGAAGGGACGTGTCGGAAACCATCCAGGAAGAATCGAAGCCGAGTCGATGAGCTTGAGCGGTTACGCCGCGAAGCCCGTCACGCCTTGGGAGACGGCTTCCGGCGGCACCGCCGTCGAATGCGGCGGCGCAAAATGTTCCGCGACGACGAAGTATGGCGGCGAAACCGGCTGGCGCGACCTCATTGTTCAGTACTTCGACCTGCCGGACGCCGTTTCGCATTTTCAAGTTCGGGTTGGAAATCAGCTGGTGGATGAATGGGCGGCGGCGGACCGTTTGCCCGCGCGCAAACCGGACAGCACGTCGTCGTCGCGGCACATCATCCGCGGATTGATGCTGCATCCGGGCGACGAAGTCCGTATTGACGGAATTCCCGACGGCCGCGAGACCGCAGCGTTCGACTACATCGAAATTGTGCCGGCAGACCAGTGAAAACGTTTTTGTGTTTTTTGTGCCTTTTGTGGCTAATCTCCGGCTGCTCGCAACCTGGCGATATGATCCGTCTTAATAATTCCACCGGCATGGAAGTGCGCGCCATCCCTTACGGCGGGATCATCACCTCGATCCGCGTACCGGACCGCAGCGGTCATGTCGACGACGTCGTCCTCGGATACGACACGATCGATGCCTACGTGAAGAACAACTCTCCGTACATGGGCGCGATCATCGGCCGCTACGGCAACCGCATCGCCAAAGGCATGTTCACGCTCGACGGCCAGGTTTATAAGCTCGCTACAAACGATGGCTCGAATCATCTGCACGGCGGAATGAAGGGGTTCGATAAAGTTGTCTGGCAACCGGAAGAGTTCAAAACTTCCGATGGCAGCGGCGTGATTTTTCGATATACCAGCGCCGACGGCGAAGAAGGCTACCCCGGCAAGCTCACCGTTCGCGTCACATACACGCTGACCGGGCGGAACGAGCTGATCGTCGATTACTTCGCAACCTCCGATAAAGCGACGCCGGTCAATCTCACGCAGCATACCTATTTCAACCTGACGGGCGGCACACGCGACGTTCTCGACCACGTAGTGACGATCGATGCCGATCGGTTCACGCCGACGGATGCCGGCGCGATCCCGACGGGAGTTCTTCAGCCCGTCGATGGAACGCCGTTCGACTTCCGGCAGCCCACTCCGATCGGCGCCAGGATCAACATGGATGACGAACAGCTGCGAAATGGAAAAGGCTACGACCACAACTACGTTGTGAATCGCTCCGGCGACGGCCTGGTTCACGCCGCGCATGTTCTGGAACCAGTGACAGGCCGGGTGCTGGATGTCTCGACGACGGAGCCCGGTGTTCAGTTCTATAGCGGGAATAATCTGGACGGATCGATCACCGGGAAATCGGGACATGTTTACACGAAGCGATTCGGCTTCTGCCTCGAGACGCAGCACTTCCCGGACTCTCCGAACGAGCCGGAGTTCCCTTCCACCGTATTGCGGCCCGGCACGGAGTACCGGTCCCGGACGGTGTTCGCTTTCAGTGTGGACGGCTCGGCGCATTAGATGCGGCGGGCCATAGAAGATGTGAATGAATTGTTGGGCAAGCATATTCCCCTCCTTGGAAAGGAGGGGAATCTATCTGCTCGCCCGACAATTCATTCACACCTTCAGGGCGGAAGCCGTAGCCGGATATAGACTCTGGTAAATCCGGTGCCCTTCGGCATACACCTTCCGCTCTTCCGCTCGCGGTTCGCACGTCCGCACTTCGCGAATCGCGGTTTCGCAAACCTCGCGGACCGAACCATATTCCCCGGTTCCCACCATCGCCAGCAGTGCCGCGCCGTAGGCGGAACCTTCCTGACTCTCGAGCACCGAGACCGGCTTACCGAAAACATCCGCCATCATCTGCTGCCAGAATGGACTTCGCGCCCCGCCGCCGGAGAGCCGCACCGATTCCGCCTTCGCGCCGATCTGCTCGATAATATCGAGGCCATCTTTCTGGCTGTAGGACACGCCTTCGAGCAACGATCGAATGAGATCCGCGCGGGTATGTTTCGCCGTCAAGCCGATCCAGCCGCCACGAGCGGAGGCGTCGAGGTGCGGCGTGCGCTCCCCCATTAAATAAGGAAGCCAGTAGAGGCCTTGCGAGCCGGCGGGAGCAGTGGCCGCCTCTTTCGTAAGGGCGTCATATTCCATGCCCGGCGCCAGATTGTTGCGGAACCACTGCAGACTGAGTCCGGCGCCCTGAGTGACGCCCATCACATGCCAGGCGCCTTCGACGGCGTGACAGAACGTGTGAACCCGGCCGCGGCTATCGTAATTCGGAGATTCGGTGTATGCAAAAACAACGCCCGATGTTCCCAGCGTGCACGACATCCTGCCCGGTTCGACAATACCGTTCCCGACGGCGCTCGCCGCCTGGTCTCCCGCACCCGCGACAACTGGCGTACCTTCGGCCAGTCCCGTCAGAGCGGCGGCGGCGCGCGAAACCTTTCCGCTGACCGCCGCCGATTCGAGTACCGGCGGCAGGATGTTTCGATCGATCCCGATCTTGTCCGCCAGCAGTTCCGACCAACGGCGCTGCACCACATCGAACAATCCGGTTCCGGATGCGTCCGATACATCACCCGCGTATTCGCCCGTCAGTCCGAACCGGACATAGTCCTTCGGCAAAAGGATTTTCCTTACGCGTTCGAAATTCGCCGGTTCGTTATAGCGGACCCATAGAAGCTTCGGCAGCGTGAAGCCGGTGATGGCCGGGTTCGCCGTGCACGCGAGAACCGTGTCCGCACCGGCGAGTTCGTTGATGCCGTCGACCTGTTTCTGGCTGCGCTGATCACACCAGATCAGAGCGGGACGGATGACCTTGTCCGCTGCATCCAGCATTACAAGCCCATGCATCTGCCCGGACAAACCGACGCCGCGCACGGCGCTCCCCGCAAGATTCGATTGCGAAAGAACACCGCGAACCGCTTTTTGGGCGGCATCCGACCAATTATCCGGACGCTGCTCCGCCCATAACGGCCGTTCCATGATCATGTCGTCGTGGGGAGCGGTGAATGCGGAGACAAGAGCTCCGGCTTTGTTGACGAGAACCGCTCGCGTCCCGCCGGTACCGACGTCAATGCCAAGCCAATAAATCATGCTGATTTTCGCGTTCCCCCAAATGTCATTTGGGGACCGCAGTCATCCAAAGTGCGTCCGGCCCCGATGCATGCCCAGCAGCAGCTGCACCAGGCGGTGCGGGATGAGTTCGTGCAGCGTCAGCAGTTCCTTGTTCGCTTCCGCAATCGCTCCGGCATCGCTGCCTGCAGACACGCCGGAACCCGCTTTCAACGCATCTGTTGCTTCGCGAATGATCGGATCCTCGAGCGCCTCGCCGGCAATCTCCCACAGCGTGATAAATCGATCGACGGCGTTGGGGAAACTTACCGCGAACACGCCGTGATTGCTCGTCGTCCGCAGCGGTTTGAAATCCAGGTTGAACGGGCCGTTGAAATTCTTCGAACGAAGCAGCATCAGGACGTTCAACCAGTCGAGCGGATTGACCAAGCCGACGGCGATGTCGACGTCGTGCTTCAGCCGATAACCATCATTGATATCGAAATGCCACAGCTTACCCGCCAGCAGAGCCCGCGCCAGGGCCGCGCGCGGCGCGCCTCCCCACATGAGTTCGTGGAGATACTCCGGGTTCAATCCCACCATGTGCGGATGTTTCAATGCGCCCGAGGCGATAAACCCGAGCATTGCATCGCTGGTGGGCAGCAGAATCTCGGCCTGCGGCTCGAACGGCTTCGCTTCCAGACAGTGTTTGAGTGTGGGCCGTCCCTTTTTCTTTGCGACTTCGATATCGCGGTCGCACGCAGCATTGAGAGCTTCCCCGTACCAGCGAAGGGTCTGAAGCTCGTCGATCGCGCCTTGCGTGAAATAGCCGAGCGATCCCGGCCAGTACACGGCATATCGGGCGCCGAGTTCGTGACCGATGTCGACGGTGTTCCGGACACGGAATGCGGCATATTCCCGCACCTCCGGCGCTTCCGGCGCGGGGCCTGCGGCGAAGACGGCATGATAGAACGTTTCGGTAGTCACCATCGAACACTTGACGCCGTGCTCTTCGAGTGTCCGATGGATTTTCGCGACGATCTCCGCCTGACGGTCGCTGCCGAGCGCTTCCGTGGGAATCACATCGCTGTCATGCGTGCACCAATGCGCGATGCCGATGTTTCCGAACTCCCGAATGACTTCCTCGAAAGTCACGGGCTTGCGGGTCGGCGCCCAGAACAGAGCCTGTCCTTGATATGCCGCCGCCCACTGCGGGCCGCTGATAAAGTACTTGCGGCGCGTCTCCGGACTGTAGCCGCCGCCGCACATTTTCGTAAGACGTTCGACCAGAGATCGTTGTTGATTCGGTGGTACGGGTTGCATGACGAGTAAAATAGTGCACGCTATACGCAAGGAACAAGGGGTAATTCATGTTGAAGCATGATGTCCTGGGGAAGATCCGCGAGTCTGGCCTGATTGCCGTCATACGATCGAATAGCGCGGAGGAAGCCGTATGGATTGCCGACGCGTGCCTCGCGGCAGGCGCCGTGGCCATCGAGATTACCTTTACGGTTCCGAAAGCGCCAAATGCGATTTCCCAGCTCTGCGATCGAGAGGATTCGAAGGATTTCATGGTCGGGGCAGGCACCGTCCTGGATCCGGAAACGGCGCGGCTTGCAATTTTGTCCGGAGCGAAGTTCATTGTCTCCCCCGCTTTGAACATCGAAACCGCCAGGCTCTGCAACCGGTATCAAATTCCGTATATGCCGGGCGCTTGCACAGTCCGGGAGGTTATCGAAGGAATGGAATGCGGGGCGGAGATCGTCAAGGTCTTTCCCGGCGAAGTCACCGGACCGGCATTCGTCAAAGCGGTTAAGGCGGCCTTGCCTCAAGCTTCGCTGGTCCCCAGCGGCGGTGTGACGATCGAGAATGTGAAGGACTGGATCGCGGCAGGCTGCGCCGCTGTCGGCGTCGGCTCCCACCTGACTCGCTCTGCCGCTGCCGGGGATTTTCAATCGATTACCGATTTGGCAAAGCGATTCCTCGAAGAGGTCCGGAAGGCGCGGCGGTGACGGGAACGCGAGTGGTCACGTTCGGTGAATCCCTCTTGCGGCTGACGCCGCCGGGCTTCGAGCGATTTCTGCAGACGCCGCACTTCAACGCCGTCTTCGGCGGTGCGGAAGCGAATGTCGCTGTGGCGTTGTCTTCGTTTGGAATGGATGCCGCCTACGTGACGGTGCTGCCGGAAAACAATCCTATCGCCGATGCGGCGATCGCCGAGTTGCGCCGCTTCGGTGTGGACACTTCGCACATCGTTCGAGGCACGGGACGGCTGGGGACTTACTATCTTGAACTCGGCGCCAATCATCGCGCCGGCCGCGCCGTCTATGACCGGGAACACAGCGCGATGGCGCTGGCAAAGCCGGGCGACATTGCATGGGAAAAAGTATTCGAGGGCGCCGCGTGGTTTCACATTACGGGAATCACGCCGGCGATCAGCGCATCCGCCGCTGATCTCACGCTGGAAGCGATGCGCGCCGCGGGGCAGAGGGGACTAACCATCTCCTTCGATCTGAATTACAGACAAAACCTGTGGAAGTGGGGCAAAACGGCGGGAGAAGTGATGGGCAGCATGATGAAACACGCCGATATCCTGATCGGAAATGAAGAACATCTCCGCCTGGTTCTCGGGCTGTCCGATCCCGTCGTGAATAACGCCTTGACCCGCTATTCGCACCTCAAAGCCGTCGCCGTGAGCCTTCGCGGAAGCAGTTGGTCCGCCTGTTTGAACGATCGCGAACAACTGCTGACGAGCCGGAGCTATGACGTCGCACACAGTGTCGATCGCATCGGCGCCGGAGATGCGTTTGCCGCAGGCCTGATTTACGGCTGGATGAATCTTCCCAACCGCCGGGACGCTCTCGAATTCGCCGCAGCGGCGTGCTGTCTGAAACACTCTATTCCCGGCGATTACTGCCGCGCGACAGCGGAGGAAGTCCGTTCGCTGCTGAGTGATCCGAGTCCCGGACGGATTCACCGCTGACAAGAAAGCAACTCCCTCAAACTTCGTTTAGCCGCAGATGACGCGGATGACGCAGATGGGCCATTAAAGAGCTTTGATGGCCCATCTGCGTCATCCGCGTCATCTGCGGCTAAAACATGGCTGGCAGCGAATTATATGTGTTAGATTCCTGCTACTTCAAACCGAAGAGGACTTCTATGAAGAACGCCTTTGCGAAAATGATTTGTCTGCTCGTCTGCGCGAGTGCGCTGCTGGCACAAAGCGGCGCAAGGAATGGGGAATGGCGGACGTATGGAGCGGATCTCGGCAATACGCACTATTCGCCGCTCGATCAGATCAACGCTTCGAACTTCAACAAGCTTGAGGTCGCATGGCACTTCAGCACGGAAAACCTGGGCCCGCGGCCGGAATTCCAGTTCGAGGGAACGCCGGTGATGGCCAACGGCATCCTTTATTCGACGGCGGGAACGCGGCGTGACGTCGTCGCGCTGGATGCGGCGACCGGCGAGCTTCTCTGGACGCACAGCGAACACGAGGCAGCGCGCGGCTCGAATGCGCCGCGGCAGCTCTCCGGGCGCGGCCTGGCGTACTGGACCGACGGACGCGAAGAGCGGATCCTCTATGTCACTCCGGGATATCGCCTGATCGCGCTTAATGCGAAGACCGGCGTGCCGGTTCCGTCGTTTGGAAAGAACGGGGTTGTCGATCTGAAGCAGGACGACGATCAGGAAATCGATCTCATCAACGGCGAAGTCGGATTGCATGCGGCGCCTGTTGTCGCCAAAGATGTCGTGATCGTCGGAGCTGCGCACAAATCGGGCGGGGTGCCCAAGAGCAAGACCAACGTGAAGGGATATGTCCGCGGCTTCGACGTCAAGACAGGCAAGCGGCTGTGGATTTTCCACACGATTCCGCTACCGAACGAATACGGCGCCGAAACCTGGGAAAACGATTCGGCATCCTACACGGGCAATACGGGCGTCTGGGCACAAATCAGCGTGGATGAAGAGCTGGAAACCGTGTATCTTCCTGTCGAACTTCCCACCGGCGACTACTACGGCGGATATCGTCCAGGCAACGGCCTGTTCGGCGAAAGCCTTGTCGCGGTCGATCTGCACACCGGCAAGCGGAAGTGGCATTACCAGCTTGTGCACCACGGGATCTGGGACATGGATATCCCATGTGCGCCGATCCTCGCGGACATCACAATCAACGGTCAGACGATTAAGGCGGTCGCGCAGCCGACGAAACAGGCGTTCCTGTATGTCTTCGATCGCGTGACCGGCAAACCGATCTGGCCCATCGAAGAGCGGGCGGTCGAGCAGTCGACCGTGCCCGGAGAGAAAACCAGCGCGACGCAACCGTTTCCGACCAAACCGCCCGCATATGACCGGCAGGGCTTTTCCGTCGATGATCTGATCGATTTCACGCCGGAGCTCCACGCCGAAGCACTGAAGATTGCATCGCGTTACAAGATGGGGCCAATCTTCACGCCGCCGGTGGTCAGCAAGATCGAAGGCCCGTTGGGAACCCTGGCAATGGCGGTGAGCAACGGCGGCACGAACTGGCCCGGCGGATCCTACGATCCCGAGACCCACATCCTGTACGTCCCATCTCAAAGGACGATGAATTCTCTCGGTGTGGTTCCCGGCAACCCGAAACTATCCGGAGATTTCGGCTGGATTCAGGGCATTGCCACCAGCGGACCTCGTCTGAGCGGCGGGGCCGGGGCCGATGCCGGCGCCGATCGCGCTCCTGGTGCAGGCGCGGCCGAGACGTCGGGGCTGCTGACCGTTCAGGGATTGCCGCTGATGAAGCCGCCCTACGGACAGATCACTGCCATCGACATGAATAAAGGTGAGATTCTCTGGCACATCGCTCACGGTGAAACGCCCGACAATATCCGCAACAATCCCGCGCTGAAAGGCTTGAATATTCCCCGCACCGGCCGGCCCGGGGCCATCGGAACGCTCGTGACCAAGACGCTCCTGATCGCCGGCGAGGGCGGTGTATTCACCACTCCGAACGGGCAGAAGGGCGCAATGCTCCGGGCTTACGACAAAGCGAGTGGTAAAGACGCCGGCGCCGTCTACATGCCCACGCAACAGAGCGGAACGCCGATGACGTACATGCTCAACGGCAAGCAGTACATTGTGGTTGCGATCGGCGGCAACGGGTATACGGCGGAGTTGAGAGCCTTCCGGCTCCCCAACTAAAAAGAATGGCGGGCAACTCGCGCGCTAAGACGCTGCGCGCGGGTTGCCCCGGCGCGGCACTTCTCATTTTTCGTCTGTATTCGTCACTTCTTCTCGCCGCGCTCGGGTCTCACGCAGCGTTCTTAATCTTCTCAAGACAAGTTGTGAATCGAAATCATTGAGGCGAGATGCCTGGCTGAAGTCCGTTGTGAATTCGTAATCAAAGTAGTTCGAAATGATGCGGACCTTTGTAAGGTACTCGCCGGTCGAGATACGGATGACATAGAAACGCATCTCAGGAAGGCTCAACGAGGCGCTGGTCATTTTTGCCGTTCCTGATCATTTTTCGATTTTATCCCATGATTTACAGTGGGCACTCATGTTCCATTCTACTGGCGACTTACATTCCACATGTGAATTCGGCGTTTCGCACGACTTCCAGGAAGATCGATGTGACTCAGGCCAAACCTCCAGAGCCGAAACAGATTCAAACTGGGAACCCTGCTTGCATTGGTGAACGTCGAGCACTGAGCGAGGAGTGAGCGAGAGAATGAAATCCGCGCGCATCAGAAGGTTAGCCAGTGATGACGTCGTCCAGGTTGCGCGGTTGCACCACAGCCTCTATCGTTCCAACGAAGAATACACGCGGAATATTGACCGCGCCTACAAGCTCTATTTCCATGACGTATATCTGGGGAATCCATGGTACGAGGAACAGTTGAGTCCCCTCGTTTACGAAGAAGCTGACGGAAAAATTACGGGCTTCCTGGGCGTCATGCCGCGGTCCATGCGCATCGGTGGACGCTCTATTCGTGCGGCGATAAGCTCGATGTTCATGGTTGAGCCGAACAGCAGGTCCAGCCTGGCCGCTGTGCAGCTCATGAAAGCGTTCATGTCCGGTCCGCAGGACCTTTCCCTGGCGGATGAGGCGACGGAGCCGGCCCGCAAGCTTTGGGAGAGATTGGGCGGCCATACCTCGGCTTTGAACAGCATCTATTGGACAATACCGTTGCGCCCGGCCGGTTTTCTCAACCTGCGGATATCGCGGCGGGACTGGTTGCGTCCCCTTGCAAAGGCATCATTGCCGTTCTGCAAGACGTTCGACGCGGCTTTGGCCGCCGGCAGGGGATACTTCCATCCTGCCCGGCCACGTTTGCTGGAAAAGAATCTTGACGTACAGACCTTACTTGAATGTGCGAGAACCTTATGGGATTCCCAAAGCCTGCACCCGGAATATCAAGAAAGTTCCCTGCGGTGGCTGCTGGAGACGGGAGAGCATGGAGGGGCCGGCGGCAGACTTGAGAAGCTGGCGGTTCATAGCCCCGAGCATGGGCTGGTTGGCTGGTTCATCTATCACCTCGGCAAGGGCGGGGTGGCCGAACTGCTGCAGATAGGTTTCAAGCAGAACTTTGCCAAGGATGTTCTCGACCACTTAATGTACCGGACCTGGTCGCAGGGCGCTGTCGCAGTCGCAGGACGCATGGATCGTCAGCTCATGCCCCATCTGGCCGGAAACTACGTGATGAACCCGCGTTATTGGATGCTCGTGCATTCCAAAAACCGGGAGTTGATAGACCTCATTGACCGCGGCGAAAATCACTTGAGCCGCCTCGAAGGAGAATGGTGCCTGCAGTTTCACATGGGCA
Coding sequences within it:
- a CDS encoding glucose 1-dehydrogenase, encoding MPKTLDISNRVAVVIGATSGIGRTLALGLAEYGATVVPSGRRADRLEEVCKAIEAGGGKTLVKPADVNSRSSIDALRDAVLKQFGRVDVLVNAAGYSMKQPTNEVSEEKWSALMDTNVMGVLRACQSFYEPLKAGGRGRIVNIGSLGSFLAFHEVAAYCASKSAVMSLTKNLACEWAKDGICVNAIVPGVFPTELNRKLIEGTPRGNEMLARTPMGRFGNAEELVGAAVLLSSDAASFITGESIAVDGGYLASGVNT
- a CDS encoding TIM barrel protein; the protein is MQPVPPNQQRSLVERLTKMCGGGYSPETRRKYFISGPQWAAAYQGQALFWAPTRKPVTFEEVIREFGNIGIAHWCTHDSDVIPTEALGSDRQAEIVAKIHRTLEEHGVKCSMVTTETFYHAVFAAGPAPEAPEVREYAAFRVRNTVDIGHELGARYAVYWPGSLGYFTQGAIDELQTLRWYGEALNAACDRDIEVAKKKGRPTLKHCLEAKPFEPQAEILLPTSDAMLGFIASGALKHPHMVGLNPEYLHELMWGGAPRAALARALLAGKLWHFDINDGYRLKHDVDIAVGLVNPLDWLNVLMLLRSKNFNGPFNLDFKPLRTTSNHGVFAVSFPNAVDRFITLWEIAGEALEDPIIREATDALKAGSGVSAGSDAGAIAEANKELLTLHELIPHRLVQLLLGMHRGRTHFG
- a CDS encoding aldose epimerase family protein, which translates into the protein MIRLNNSTGMEVRAIPYGGIITSIRVPDRSGHVDDVVLGYDTIDAYVKNNSPYMGAIIGRYGNRIAKGMFTLDGQVYKLATNDGSNHLHGGMKGFDKVVWQPEEFKTSDGSGVIFRYTSADGEEGYPGKLTVRVTYTLTGRNELIVDYFATSDKATPVNLTQHTYFNLTGGTRDVLDHVVTIDADRFTPTDAGAIPTGVLQPVDGTPFDFRQPTPIGARINMDDEQLRNGKGYDHNYVVNRSGDGLVHAAHVLEPVTGRVLDVSTTEPGVQFYSGNNLDGSITGKSGHVYTKRFGFCLETQHFPDSPNEPEFPSTVLRPGTEYRSRTVFAFSVDGSAH
- the xylB gene encoding xylulokinase; translated protein: MIYWLGIDVGTGGTRAVLVNKAGALVSAFTAPHDDMIMERPLWAEQRPDNWSDAAQKAVRGVLSQSNLAGSAVRGVGLSGQMHGLVMLDAADKVIRPALIWCDQRSQKQVDGINELAGADTVLACTANPAITGFTLPKLLWVRYNEPANFERVRKILLPKDYVRFGLTGEYAGDVSDASGTGLFDVVQRRWSELLADKIGIDRNILPPVLESAAVSGKVSRAAAALTGLAEGTPVVAGAGDQAASAVGNGIVEPGRMSCTLGTSGVVFAYTESPNYDSRGRVHTFCHAVEGAWHVMGVTQGAGLSLQWFRNNLAPGMEYDALTKEAATAPAGSQGLYWLPYLMGERTPHLDASARGGWIGLTAKHTRADLIRSLLEGVSYSQKDGLDIIEQIGAKAESVRLSGGGARSPFWQQMMADVFGKPVSVLESQEGSAYGAALLAMVGTGEYGSVREVCETAIREVRTCEPRAEERKVYAEGHRIYQSLYPATASALKV
- a CDS encoding alpha-glucuronidase family glycosyl hydrolase, with product MRNRWPQMTRMTQMGAQKKSLMRPRLRHPRHLRLLLFCFVCSIPLHAETGYDMWLRYAAIDGAAAAQYRGAVPPAIVSLDTGAPEQSAQQELIRGISRMLGRTLRVETNLSTEPALVLGKIDEIRGRLGITATLPPDGYWLKSTTLNGTRRIIIAGGSDAGVLYGAFAFLRKIALGQPIAELDEKQSPAASLRWVNQWDNINGTIERGYGGPSIFWEGGHARADLSRVNDYGRMLASLGINGCSINNVNADTRFLTSELIPQVARIADALRPWGVKVALAVDFGSPKSVGGLETFDPLDPAVAAWWKFKADEIYKAIPDFGGIVLKADSEGRVGPSTYGRTHADAANVVARALKPHGGVIFYRGFVYDHHMDWQNPKNDRARAAYDNFHELDDKFDDNVIVQIKNGPIDFQVREPASPLFGGLDHTREAIELQITQEYFGQARHLVFLPTMWKETLDFDLHIRDGRTPVKALVTAFVGVSNAGMEDSWYGNHMSQANLYGFGRLAWSPDISAKEIADEWTRLTFGNDPVVDKTVADIQLSSWRTYENYTGPLGLQTLTDIVGNHYGVAVEASERNGWGQWHKADAMGVGFDRTVATGTGFLGQFSPSVMKLYESMESCPDDLVLFMHHVPYTYRLHSGKTVIQYIYDSHYDGADAVAKSEHEWKSLKGRVDEQRFQEVLAQLQYQAGQAVVWRDAVNDWFFKESGIGDKKGRVGNHPGRIEAESMSLSGYAAKPVTPWETASGGTAVECGGAKCSATTKYGGETGWRDLIVQYFDLPDAVSHFQVRVGNQLVDEWAAADRLPARKPDSTSSSRHIIRGLMLHPGDEVRIDGIPDGRETAAFDYIEIVPADQ